One genomic segment of Chitinophaga sancti includes these proteins:
- a CDS encoding amidohydrolase family protein, with protein sequence MKHLILLYISITGSLAAMAQETIYPAGKQQETVVLTNATIHVGNGQVIEKGVLTFSNGKITAVGTSVATPAAGKVIDLQGKHVYPGIIAPVTNLGLTEVEAVRSTNDFKEVGEIDPSVRALVAYNTDSKVINTIRANGILLAQVTPEGGLISGSSSVVQLDAWNWEDAAYHKDGALHFYMPSLLPPPAPPKDRPAPPSTRIKEATEKIDQVRAFFREAKVYLAQGKHAETNLKFEAVRRLFSKDEKLFIHCDIVKEMMVAVDFAKEFGFNVVIVSGADAWRIADILKQNNIAVVLKQPHSLPVMQDDDVDQPYKLAYQLQQAGVLFCLSNEGFWQQRNLPFEAGTVSAYGLSKEEALSAVTINAAKILGIDKVTGTLETGKDANITISTGDIMDMRSSVITQAFIQGREISLDNKHKQLYERYKFKYGLK encoded by the coding sequence ATGAAACACCTGATTCTATTATATATTTCAATCACCGGCTCTCTGGCGGCCATGGCACAGGAAACGATTTATCCTGCCGGCAAGCAGCAGGAGACTGTAGTACTGACCAATGCTACCATACATGTGGGCAATGGACAGGTTATTGAAAAAGGCGTACTGACCTTTTCCAATGGCAAGATCACGGCGGTGGGCACTTCCGTAGCTACACCGGCAGCAGGAAAAGTGATCGACCTGCAAGGAAAACATGTTTATCCCGGCATCATCGCTCCTGTAACGAACCTGGGTTTGACAGAAGTGGAAGCAGTAAGATCTACCAACGACTTCAAGGAAGTAGGGGAGATAGATCCTTCTGTACGTGCGCTGGTCGCTTATAATACCGACTCCAAAGTAATTAATACCATTCGTGCCAACGGTATTCTGCTGGCACAGGTCACACCGGAAGGTGGTTTGATTTCCGGCTCATCTTCTGTTGTTCAGCTGGATGCCTGGAACTGGGAAGATGCTGCTTACCATAAAGATGGTGCATTACATTTCTATATGCCCAGCCTGCTGCCTCCCCCGGCTCCGCCAAAGGACAGACCGGCTCCTCCTTCCACCAGGATCAAAGAAGCTACAGAGAAGATTGACCAGGTACGTGCTTTCTTCAGAGAAGCAAAAGTATACCTGGCACAGGGTAAGCATGCTGAGACCAACCTGAAGTTTGAAGCGGTACGCCGCCTTTTCTCAAAAGATGAGAAGCTGTTTATACACTGTGATATTGTGAAAGAAATGATGGTGGCGGTGGATTTTGCCAAAGAGTTCGGATTCAATGTGGTGATTGTAAGCGGGGCAGATGCATGGCGCATAGCGGATATCCTGAAACAAAATAACATTGCAGTTGTGCTGAAGCAACCACACTCCCTGCCCGTAATGCAGGATGATGATGTGGACCAGCCTTATAAACTGGCTTACCAACTGCAGCAGGCAGGGGTATTATTTTGCCTGAGCAATGAAGGTTTCTGGCAGCAGCGTAACCTGCCTTTTGAAGCGGGTACCGTCAGTGCATATGGCTTAAGTAAAGAAGAAGCCCTGAGTGCAGTGACTATCAATGCCGCAAAGATCTTAGGGATTGATAAGGTGACAGGGACCCTGGAAACAGGGAAAGATGCGAATATCACAATCAGTACCGGCGATATTATGGATATGCGGTCCAG